In Candidatus Sericytochromatia bacterium, the DNA window CCCGCTGCTGAACCGGAATGTTGGAGTCCACAGGAGGCGTATACCCAACGATGGGGCGCCCCGTGTGATACCATGCGCGGCACGCGAGGAGGACGCGAACGTGGCTGAAAAGCGAGCCTGCATCATAGGCGCCGGGCTGGCCGGCAGTGAGGCCGCCTGGCAGCTGGCTCAATCCGGCCTGGAGGTCGACCTCTACGAGATGCGCGGGGTGCGGCCCACGACGGTGCATCACAGCACCGACTTCGCCGAACTGGTCTGCTCGAACTCGCTGGGCGCCAATGGCCTGACGGCGGCCTCCGGCCTGCTGAAGGCCGAGATGCGTCGCCTGGACTCCCTGATCGTGGCCTGTGCGGATGCCCACGCGGTCCCGGCTGGCGGTGCCCTCGCGGTCGACCGCGAGGGCTTCGCGCGGGCCGTCACCGAGCGTCTGAGCGCCCACCCGCGCGTCCGTGTGCATCGGGAAGAACTCACGCAGCTGCCGGGCGATCGCCCGACCATCGTGGCCACCGGTCCCCTGACCTCGGATGCGATGTCGGCGCACTTGCAGGCGATCGCCGGCCACGAATACCTGTTCTTCCACGACGCCGCCGCGCCGATCGTCGCCGTCGACTCGCTCGACCTCTCGATCATCTTTCGAGGCGGGCGAGAGGGGCTGGCCCGCAAGGGTCAGAAGCGCGAGGTCACCCCCGAGGACGCGGGCGGCGACTACCTAAACTGTCCGCTCGATCGGGAGACCTACACGCGCTTCTGGGAGGCCCTGGTGGCTGGGGAGAACGCCACGCTACACAACCCGGAAGACCACGTTTTCTTCGAGAGCTGTCTGCCCGTCGAGGTGATCGCCCGACGCGGCCTCGACACCCTGCGTTACGGCCCGATGAAGCCGATCGGCCTGACGGATCCGCGCACGGGGCGCTGGCCCTACGCGGTGGTCCAGCTGCGCCAGGACAACGCCGCCGCCTCGCTGTACAACATGGTCGGCTTCCAGACCCAGCTCAAGTGGGGCGAACAGACCCGCATCTTCCGGATGATCCCGGGCATGGCCCAGGCCGAGTTCGTGCGCCTGGGGGTCATGCACCGCAACACCTACCTGAACAGCCCGCACCTGCTGGCCCCCACCCTGCAATGGCGAGATCGGCCGGACCTGTTCGCGGCAGGCCAGATGATCGGGGTGGAGGGTTACATCGACTCCGCGGCCACGGGCCTGCTGGCGGGACGCAACCTCGTCCGGCGGCTCCAGGGCCGAGTCTTGCTGGAATGGCCGCG includes these proteins:
- the trmFO gene encoding methylenetetrahydrofolate--tRNA-(uracil(54)-C(5))-methyltransferase (FADH(2)-oxidizing) TrmFO, with translation MAEKRACIIGAGLAGSEAAWQLAQSGLEVDLYEMRGVRPTTVHHSTDFAELVCSNSLGANGLTAASGLLKAEMRRLDSLIVACADAHAVPAGGALAVDREGFARAVTERLSAHPRVRVHREELTQLPGDRPTIVATGPLTSDAMSAHLQAIAGHEYLFFHDAAAPIVAVDSLDLSIIFRGGREGLARKGQKREVTPEDAGGDYLNCPLDRETYTRFWEALVAGENATLHNPEDHVFFESCLPVEVIARRGLDTLRYGPMKPIGLTDPRTGRWPYAVVQLRQDNAAASLYNMVGFQTQLKWGEQTRIFRMIPGMAQAEFVRLGVMHRNTYLNSPHLLAPTLQWRDRPDLFAAGQMIGVEGYIDSAATGLLAGRNLVRRLQGRVLLEWPRETMLGALSHYISEASPKHFQPMNANWGLLPELATPIRDKKLRRESLAERALARLESFLQDVDEPALPFPSQTTIR